Proteins encoded by one window of Mycobacteriales bacterium:
- a CDS encoding nuclear transport factor 2 family protein has protein sequence MNSTEISAVTAANAELYAAFEAGDIDRMSVVWDPDDDVVCVHPGWPPVSGRGRVLRSWSVIMANTVYIQFFLTGIVARVEGDVAVVTCEENILTGVADDAGGLAESARACATNVFRRRGSEWRLWVHHASPVIAPSGPSFS, from the coding sequence GTGAATTCCACCGAGATCTCCGCGGTCACGGCTGCCAACGCCGAGCTCTACGCCGCCTTCGAGGCCGGTGACATCGATCGGATGTCCGTGGTTTGGGACCCCGACGACGACGTGGTCTGCGTCCACCCCGGATGGCCGCCGGTGTCCGGGCGTGGGCGAGTGCTCCGGTCCTGGTCGGTGATCATGGCCAATACGGTCTACATCCAGTTCTTCCTCACCGGGATCGTCGCCCGGGTCGAGGGGGATGTCGCCGTGGTGACATGCGAGGAGAACATTCTGACCGGTGTGGCCGACGACGCGGGTGGCCTGGCCGAAAGTGCGCGAGCCTGCGCGACCAATGTCTTCCGTCGCCGTGGGTCCGAATGGCGGCTCTGGGTTCACCATGCCTCACCCGTCATCGCTCCGAGCGGGCCCAGCTTCTCGTGA
- a CDS encoding DUF3180 domain-containing protein, producing the protein MRPTRPVVLAAVFAAVALAAFVGARVVYSALPPLPVSAPVLLFVLALAEAGMAQSVRSRLQGRPRTKPIMPLAVARVAALAKASSLAGAVFAGGYAGLLGYLASHGAGRDVPIGAAGFVGAVALVVAALLLEGVCRVPRPPAGSEDERAAAE; encoded by the coding sequence GTGAGACCGACCCGACCGGTCGTACTGGCTGCCGTGTTCGCCGCGGTTGCTCTGGCCGCCTTCGTCGGAGCCCGGGTCGTCTACTCGGCGTTGCCGCCGCTGCCCGTCAGCGCACCCGTCCTGCTCTTCGTGCTTGCGCTGGCCGAGGCCGGGATGGCCCAGTCCGTCCGCTCCCGATTGCAGGGGCGGCCGCGGACCAAACCGATCATGCCACTCGCGGTCGCCAGGGTGGCTGCCCTCGCCAAGGCGTCTTCGCTTGCCGGCGCGGTCTTCGCGGGCGGCTACGCCGGGCTGCTCGGTTACCTTGCTTCGCACGGGGCCGGTCGGGACGTCCCGATCGGGGCGGCCGGTTTCGTGGGGGCGGTGGCTCTGGTCGTTGCCGCGTTGCTCCTCGAGGGGGTGTGCCGCGTGCCACGTCCGCCGGCTGGTTCCGAGGATGAGCGTGCGGCCGCCGAGTGA
- the folK gene encoding 2-amino-4-hydroxy-6-hydroxymethyldihydropteridine diphosphokinase, which yields MTWPAVFSLGSNLGDRLGRLQLGVDTLAERCGAVRVSPVYESVPQGMLGSELFLNAVCLTAVVGPRLALDAALAAEHRAGRERVERWAPRSLDVDVIAVDELVSDEPALTLPHPRARLRPFVLAPWLDVDPQARIAGAGRAADLLAQLDVRGIRRRDDLTLRST from the coding sequence GTGACCTGGCCCGCGGTGTTCTCGCTGGGCTCCAATCTCGGGGATCGGCTCGGCCGGCTCCAACTGGGCGTGGACACCCTGGCCGAACGGTGCGGGGCCGTGCGGGTGTCCCCGGTCTACGAGTCCGTCCCGCAGGGGATGCTGGGATCCGAGCTTTTCCTCAACGCCGTTTGTCTGACTGCGGTCGTCGGGCCACGTCTCGCGCTCGACGCGGCATTGGCGGCTGAGCACCGGGCCGGTCGCGAGCGTGTTGAACGCTGGGCCCCCCGTTCGCTGGACGTGGACGTCATCGCGGTCGATGAGCTGGTCAGTGACGAGCCCGCGCTGACCCTGCCGCATCCGCGTGCCCGGTTGCGCCCGTTCGTCCTCGCGCCGTGGCTCGATGTCGACCCGCAGGCCAGGATCGCCGGCGCGGGACGGGCCGCGGATCTCCTGGCGCAACTCGACGTTCGGGGCATTCGCCGCCGCGACGACTTGACCCTCCGGTCGACGTGA
- the folP gene encoding dihydropteroate synthase has protein sequence MSDSGWRDSGPAFPSVRGLPGLPRCRIMAVINVTPDSFSDGGAFADADSAVKYGLALLAAGADILDVGGESTRPGAVKITAAEELRRVEPVVAALAEAGAIVSIDTSRASTAEAALRAGARVVNDVSGGAADPELPRLVADTGVPYVVMHNRGPSRDMLERAVYADVVNEVCAELRRAMDAVVDAGVDPGSVILDPGLGFAKLAEHNWALIAGLEAVIALGRPVLVGASRKSFLGKVLAAPDGADRPVSARDDATVAVTALAATAGAWGVRVHEVGPNLDAVKVAAAARAAASERTR, from the coding sequence ATGTCCGACTCCGGCTGGCGCGACTCCGGGCCGGCCTTCCCGTCAGTGCGTGGGCTGCCCGGACTCCCGCGCTGCCGGATCATGGCGGTCATCAACGTGACGCCGGACTCGTTCTCCGACGGGGGTGCCTTCGCCGATGCTGACAGCGCCGTCAAGTACGGCCTGGCCCTGCTCGCGGCGGGGGCCGACATCCTCGACGTCGGTGGTGAGTCGACCCGACCGGGGGCGGTCAAGATAACCGCGGCCGAGGAGCTTCGTCGGGTCGAGCCCGTCGTTGCCGCGCTTGCGGAGGCGGGCGCGATCGTGAGCATCGACACCTCCCGGGCGTCGACCGCGGAGGCGGCCCTGCGCGCCGGTGCCCGCGTCGTCAACGATGTCAGCGGAGGCGCGGCAGATCCGGAGCTCCCGAGGCTGGTAGCGGACACGGGTGTCCCCTATGTCGTCATGCATAACCGCGGACCGAGCCGAGACATGCTCGAGCGGGCCGTCTACGCCGATGTCGTCAACGAGGTTTGCGCCGAGTTGCGCCGGGCCATGGACGCCGTCGTAGACGCCGGCGTCGACCCGGGTTCGGTGATCCTCGACCCGGGCCTTGGATTCGCCAAGCTCGCGGAACACAACTGGGCGCTGATCGCCGGGCTCGAGGCCGTGATTGCGCTGGGCCGACCGGTTCTCGTGGGTGCCTCCCGGAAGTCGTTTCTCGGCAAGGTGCTGGCCGCCCCGGACGGTGCCGACCGCCCAGTGTCGGCTCGCGACGACGCGACCGTGGCGGTGACCGCCCTGGCCGCGACGGCCGGCGCCTGGGGGGTGCGGGTGCATGAGGTGGGACCCAATCTCGATGCCGTCAAGGTCGCCGCCGCCGCCCGGGCCGCGGCATCGGAGCGGACTCGGTGA
- the folB gene encoding dihydroneopterin aldolase, translated as MTDRIEIRGLRVHGRHGVLATERVAGQLFVADVTVHLDTSAAAASDELADTVDYAAVAGRVAAVLGGEPVALLETLAERIAGVVLEDERILEVEVTVHKPQAPVGVSVADVLVSLRRSRR; from the coding sequence GTGACCGACCGGATCGAGATCCGCGGGTTGCGGGTGCATGGGCGCCATGGGGTACTCGCGACCGAGCGAGTGGCCGGCCAGTTGTTCGTCGCGGACGTCACGGTTCACCTGGACACCAGCGCGGCCGCGGCGAGCGACGAGCTCGCGGACACTGTTGACTACGCGGCCGTCGCCGGCCGGGTGGCCGCGGTTCTCGGTGGCGAGCCGGTCGCCTTGCTAGAGACCCTGGCTGAACGGATTGCCGGGGTGGTCCTCGAGGACGAGCGCATCCTCGAGGTCGAGGTCACCGTCCACAAGCCGCAGGCGCCGGTCGGCGTCTCGGTCGCGGATGTCCTCGTCAGCCTGCGCCGGTCCCGGCGGTGA